Proteins encoded in a region of the Mycolicibacterium chitae genome:
- a CDS encoding MlaD family protein — translation MPINLTPRATRTAAATLTAVALAAGSTACASPRSESADYCTLLPDTVGLYVGNPVTQMGYPIGTVTSIDAGPAHVRVGFSVTEQRTLPADVKAVVRSPSILADRSLELVGNYAEGPQLDPGSCIAPERSFSPKTLSEVIGSADTMLNAINDSGSTNIADTVGGLDRLTHNNGVRGGQLVSATSALLDSPDQAISDLGTITDNLGDLTTVLVDSREPLKEIIVDLPATAGDLVVALDGTARLAGADVELGTLGPLLESVAVLETRLGDETQITLDSVSAAVRKVTPHANALAGLFNGVPWWIDSVAHSYNHRQFNMFNIAYRPPMFRVRAPDGLALCGFMNSSMPGSCADVHGTPYAVDVALLQYVLQQASRS, via the coding sequence ATGCCCATCAACCTGACACCGCGCGCGACACGTACCGCCGCAGCGACGCTGACCGCCGTCGCCCTCGCAGCCGGCAGCACCGCGTGTGCGAGCCCGCGCAGCGAAAGTGCCGACTACTGCACGCTGTTGCCCGACACGGTCGGCCTGTACGTCGGAAACCCGGTGACCCAGATGGGATACCCGATCGGCACCGTAACCTCCATCGACGCTGGACCGGCTCATGTCCGGGTCGGATTCTCCGTCACCGAGCAGCGGACGTTGCCCGCCGACGTCAAGGCGGTCGTCCGGTCGCCGTCGATCCTGGCCGACCGGTCCCTGGAGTTGGTCGGCAACTATGCCGAGGGGCCACAACTGGATCCGGGGAGCTGCATCGCCCCGGAACGGTCGTTCTCCCCGAAGACCTTGTCGGAGGTCATCGGGTCGGCGGACACGATGTTGAACGCGATCAACGACAGCGGTTCGACCAACATCGCCGACACCGTCGGCGGTCTGGACCGGTTGACGCACAACAACGGTGTCCGCGGCGGGCAGCTGGTCAGCGCGACCTCCGCGCTGCTCGACAGCCCGGACCAGGCCATCAGCGATCTGGGCACGATCACCGACAACCTGGGGGATCTGACCACCGTCCTGGTCGACAGCCGGGAACCGTTGAAGGAGATCATCGTCGACCTGCCGGCGACCGCCGGCGATCTCGTCGTCGCCCTCGACGGCACCGCTCGCCTGGCCGGCGCCGACGTGGAGTTGGGCACGCTGGGGCCGCTGCTGGAATCGGTGGCCGTGCTGGAGACCCGACTGGGCGACGAAACCCAGATCACGCTGGACTCGGTGAGCGCGGCGGTGCGCAAGGTCACTCCGCACGCGAATGCGCTGGCCGGCCTGTTCAACGGCGTTCCCTGGTGGATCGACTCCGTGGCCCACAGCTACAACCACCGGCAGTTCAACATGTTCAACATCGCCTACCGGCCGCCGATGTTCCGCGTCCGGGCCCCGGATGGACTGGCCCTGTGCGGCTTCATGAACTCGTCGATGCCGGGCAGCTGCGCCGACGTGCACGGCACGCCGTACGCC
- a CDS encoding MlaD family protein — protein MFWGVSALVLVTVLAVTAAAVYVNPPGQKTVTFYTNDVAAVQPGDDVRIAGMTVGKVKDLTLEQDQVKVRAKVDGSAFVGDQSQIEVRMLTIVGGYYVNLVSLGDKPLGEQPIARERTTMPYSLMDTLADSTKVTEEVDTRPIRESLDELQAGLDGTNVDALSAVIDAGNSLTATIDSQRGQITQILNLSDEYIESLSNYGGKLSELVAKLSILEQTLVLYGKGFAGALKGMGDISDAFLVPYGKFWVNHREDFILKVREWQDRVRRWVDNNSRIVPRLRRVRDKIERVLDAQNARPELLATDLCIPLPESPC, from the coding sequence ATGTTCTGGGGGGTGAGCGCCCTGGTCCTGGTGACGGTGCTCGCGGTGACCGCCGCCGCCGTCTACGTCAATCCACCCGGCCAGAAGACCGTCACGTTCTACACCAACGACGTCGCGGCGGTGCAACCCGGCGACGACGTGCGCATCGCCGGGATGACGGTGGGCAAGGTGAAAGACCTGACGCTGGAACAGGATCAGGTCAAGGTGCGCGCCAAGGTCGACGGGAGCGCCTTCGTCGGCGATCAGTCGCAGATCGAGGTGCGGATGCTCACCATCGTCGGCGGCTACTACGTCAACCTGGTCTCCCTGGGCGACAAACCGCTGGGCGAGCAGCCCATCGCGCGCGAGCGCACCACCATGCCCTACAGCCTGATGGACACCCTGGCCGACTCCACGAAGGTCACCGAAGAGGTGGACACCAGGCCGATCCGGGAATCGCTGGACGAACTGCAGGCCGGCCTCGACGGCACCAACGTCGATGCGCTGAGCGCGGTGATCGACGCGGGCAACTCGCTGACCGCGACGATCGACAGCCAACGCGGACAGATCACCCAGATCCTCAACCTGTCCGACGAATACATCGAGAGCCTGAGCAACTACGGCGGCAAGCTCAGCGAACTCGTCGCCAAGCTCTCGATCCTCGAGCAGACACTGGTGTTGTACGGCAAGGGGTTTGCCGGTGCGCTCAAGGGGATGGGCGACATCTCCGATGCCTTCCTGGTGCCCTACGGCAAGTTCTGGGTGAACCACCGCGAGGACTTCATCCTCAAGGTGCGGGAGTGGCAGGACCGGGTGCGCCGTTGGGTCGACAACAACAGCCGGATCGTTCCGCGGTTGCGCCGAGTGCGGGACAAGATCGAGCGGGTGCTCGATGCCCAGAACGCGCGTCCCGAACTGCTGGCCACCGATCTCTGTATCCCGCTACCGGAGAGCCCCTGCTGA
- a CDS encoding MlaD family protein, whose amino-acid sequence MIKPWHAFWRFALVAALTSVIFVLTVNVLRQPVAAETRSYTAEFSDISGLHADADVRIRGLRVGKVGDMRLTRAAGQSFAEVDFTLDSRYAVLPETRLLIKYQALTGLRYIDVVEAAEVDDPGASLVSHIPLSMTRPSFDITKLFNGLQPVLDTLSPDDIDLFTANVASFLHGDGGGLGPMLDSIRTLTSFVSNRQEVVATLMRNLSEISTTFGGHSEKLVQILDWLNRPVDAALSVLDEFRKSELYGPAFTSAAVRLLENAGFRAGEADMDEGLDRALTVLDDYSDAFKRVPVIWDNIEPAAAPDEPVPCSKGRAQLPETMDVLLNGQRVILCNQ is encoded by the coding sequence ATGATCAAGCCCTGGCATGCATTCTGGCGGTTCGCCCTGGTGGCCGCGCTCACCTCGGTGATCTTCGTCCTGACGGTGAACGTCCTGAGACAACCCGTCGCCGCTGAAACACGCTCCTACACTGCAGAATTCAGTGACATCTCGGGCTTGCACGCCGACGCCGACGTGCGCATCCGTGGCCTGCGGGTCGGCAAGGTGGGCGACATGCGGCTGACCCGTGCGGCCGGTCAGAGTTTCGCCGAGGTCGATTTCACCCTCGACAGTCGCTACGCGGTGCTGCCGGAAACCCGGCTGCTGATCAAGTACCAGGCGCTGACGGGGTTGCGGTACATCGACGTGGTCGAGGCCGCCGAAGTCGACGATCCGGGTGCCTCGCTGGTCAGCCACATCCCGCTGAGCATGACGAGACCGTCGTTCGACATCACCAAGCTGTTCAACGGATTACAGCCGGTGCTCGACACGTTGAGTCCCGACGACATCGACCTCTTCACTGCCAACGTCGCGTCGTTCCTGCACGGCGACGGCGGGGGCCTGGGCCCGATGCTGGACAGCATCAGGACACTGACCTCCTTCGTGTCCAACCGTCAGGAGGTCGTCGCGACGCTGATGCGGAACCTCTCCGAGATCTCGACGACCTTCGGCGGGCATTCCGAAAAGCTCGTCCAGATCCTGGACTGGCTGAACCGGCCGGTGGACGCCGCGCTCTCGGTTCTCGACGAGTTCCGCAAGTCCGAACTCTACGGGCCGGCGTTCACCTCCGCGGCCGTCCGACTGCTCGAGAACGCGGGTTTCCGTGCGGGCGAGGCGGATATGGACGAAGGGCTGGACCGCGCCCTCACCGTCCTGGACGACTACAGCGACGCCTTCAAACGCGTGCCGGTCATCTGGGACAACATCGAACCCGCTGCGGCGCCGGATGAACCGGTCCCGTGCTCCAAGGGTCGCGCGCAACTTCCCGAGACAATGGATGTATTGCTGAACGGACAGCGGGTGATCCTGTGCAACCAGTGA
- a CDS encoding MlaD family protein, with product MTADAEDRRLTTIGVGVAAAFAAAVLVVAINPFAKPPADRTSIVMDVPYVGQGVGAGTPLLMHGVPVGEVTAVAVRPDGNVHLDANVEGTPAVGLTDSMRIDFRPANYFGVTGINLIPGEGGQPLRDGAQVRTVPVGNFTLPTMLSQLGEITGGVITPQLIDVINRATSYTDGLNPMIESGLIGANTLARVQTVSTEQLMRNTTGISVAFPSFVDNATAAGQSFNQEFVTFNVSGKDALPGQDVVAEPGMAVTEEYWQDRALVTLDVMSGSFFGALGKLLSSHSSDLRPVVDLVQTLSDTVPALVTPVGVDDMLTELRTRLEKLYAGSPEQRALQVHLVLDRIPGVQAPVNAIGGP from the coding sequence ATGACGGCAGACGCCGAGGACCGCAGACTGACCACCATCGGGGTCGGGGTCGCGGCGGCCTTCGCCGCGGCAGTCCTGGTGGTCGCCATCAATCCGTTCGCCAAGCCGCCGGCCGACCGGACGTCGATCGTGATGGATGTGCCCTACGTGGGCCAGGGGGTCGGGGCGGGCACGCCGCTGCTGATGCACGGGGTGCCGGTCGGTGAGGTCACCGCCGTGGCGGTTCGGCCCGACGGCAACGTGCATCTCGACGCCAATGTCGAGGGCACGCCCGCGGTGGGGCTGACCGACTCCATGCGGATCGACTTCCGGCCCGCCAACTACTTCGGGGTCACCGGCATCAACCTCATCCCGGGCGAGGGCGGACAGCCGCTGCGCGACGGCGCGCAGGTCCGGACCGTCCCGGTGGGCAACTTCACGCTGCCGACGATGCTCTCGCAACTGGGCGAGATCACCGGGGGAGTGATCACCCCGCAGCTCATCGATGTCATCAACCGAGCCACCAGCTACACCGACGGGCTCAACCCGATGATCGAGTCCGGGTTGATCGGCGCGAACACGCTGGCCCGGGTGCAGACCGTCAGCACCGAGCAGTTGATGCGGAACACCACCGGGATCAGCGTGGCCTTCCCGTCCTTCGTCGACAACGCCACGGCCGCCGGGCAGTCCTTCAATCAGGAGTTCGTGACGTTCAACGTCTCCGGCAAGGATGCGTTGCCGGGGCAGGACGTCGTGGCTGAACCGGGCATGGCGGTCACCGAGGAGTACTGGCAGGACCGCGCCCTCGTCACACTCGATGTGATGTCGGGATCGTTCTTCGGCGCGCTCGGCAAGCTGCTGTCGTCGCACAGCTCGGATCTGCGTCCGGTGGTCGACCTGGTCCAGACCCTGTCCGACACGGTGCCCGCCCTGGTGACACCGGTAGGAGTCGACGACATGCTGACAGAACTCCGCACCCGACTCGAGAAGCTCTACGCCGGCTCGCCCGAACAGCGGGCGCTGCAGGTGCACCTTGTTCTCGACCGGATCCCCGGCGTCCAGGCGCCCGTCAACGCGATCGGTGGACCATGA
- a CDS encoding MlaE family ABC transporter permease: protein MATAAQHRSSAPSKLFSSRLIPTKQLRAPFRELGQWATFIAQTIWLLPITVRRYRRETLQVMNNLAWGRGSIVVDGGVISVLAILGVTVGGIVAIEAFATLDLIGLGALAGIIGGWGNVREMAPLVAGVAFASQAGCRMTAEIGSMRIADEIDATEAMGLRAIPFVVGTRVIGGLLCVIPGFLLTLIVSFYTAVTVITVFYGQAAGTYDHYFIQFLTLPDIGAALLKATVYCTAVTLIHCYYGFFASGGPVGVGEASGRAIRASLVTIMVLDLATTIMLWGLRPEFIFKG, encoded by the coding sequence ATGGCAACGGCGGCACAACACCGATCTTCGGCACCCTCAAAGCTTTTCAGTTCACGGCTGATCCCGACCAAGCAGCTGCGGGCACCCTTCCGGGAGCTCGGCCAATGGGCCACCTTCATTGCGCAGACCATCTGGTTGCTGCCGATCACGGTCCGCCGGTATCGGCGCGAAACGCTGCAGGTGATGAACAACCTGGCGTGGGGCCGGGGTTCGATCGTCGTCGACGGCGGCGTCATCAGCGTGCTGGCCATCCTCGGCGTCACCGTCGGCGGGATCGTCGCCATCGAGGCCTTTGCCACCCTCGATCTGATCGGACTCGGTGCCCTGGCCGGAATCATCGGCGGGTGGGGCAACGTCCGGGAGATGGCTCCGCTGGTCGCGGGAGTGGCGTTTGCCTCGCAGGCCGGTTGCCGGATGACCGCCGAGATCGGTTCGATGCGTATCGCCGACGAGATCGACGCCACCGAGGCGATGGGGCTGCGGGCGATCCCGTTCGTGGTCGGCACCCGCGTCATCGGCGGATTGCTGTGCGTCATACCAGGTTTCCTGTTGACCCTGATCGTCAGCTTCTACACGGCGGTGACGGTGATCACCGTCTTCTACGGTCAGGCGGCCGGGACCTATGACCACTATTTCATCCAGTTCCTCACCCTCCCGGACATCGGGGCGGCGCTGCTCAAGGCCACCGTGTACTGCACAGCGGTGACGCTGATCCACTGCTACTACGGGTTTTTCGCCTCCGGCGGACCGGTCGGTGTCGGTGAGGCGTCCGGGCGGGCCATCCGGGCCAGCCTGGTGACGATCATGGTCCTGGACCTGGCCACCACGATCATGCTGTGGGGCTTGCGCCCAGAATTCATCTTCAAGGGATAG
- a CDS encoding MlaE family ABC transporter permease yields MTVTQTAPPAADTRPRPVAAAVGSAAAGAAGRLAEIPVHSAATTGRGVLLAASVFRYAVTDTLTLRLPFGETMSQAWILLRVTVLPAILMAIPFGAMVAVQLSGLVNEVGANSLVGSATGVAVLRQGAPVTAGLLMGGAAAAAIASDFGARAIREELDALRTLGIDPVRRLVVPRFLALLLITPILVTIVIAMGVGAAFLIATVVNDVTPGSFWISFGSFAKMTDLWFTMGKGFVFASIVAIISSQRGMEAKGGPRGVADAVNASVVLNVILIVVVNLVITQLQTMFFPMAVA; encoded by the coding sequence ATGACGGTTACTCAAACCGCGCCGCCCGCGGCGGATACCCGACCACGGCCCGTCGCGGCCGCGGTCGGGTCCGCCGCGGCCGGCGCCGCCGGACGGCTCGCGGAGATTCCGGTGCACAGCGCGGCCACCACCGGCCGGGGTGTCCTGCTGGCCGCGTCGGTGTTCCGGTACGCCGTGACCGACACGCTGACGCTGCGACTTCCCTTCGGGGAGACCATGTCTCAGGCCTGGATCCTGCTCCGGGTGACCGTGCTGCCGGCGATCCTGATGGCGATTCCCTTCGGGGCGATGGTCGCGGTGCAGCTGTCCGGCCTCGTCAACGAGGTGGGTGCCAACTCGCTCGTCGGGTCGGCAACCGGGGTGGCCGTCCTGCGGCAGGGCGCGCCGGTGACGGCGGGGCTGCTGATGGGTGGTGCGGCCGCGGCCGCGATCGCGTCCGACTTCGGTGCCCGGGCCATCCGCGAGGAACTCGATGCGCTGCGCACGCTGGGGATCGATCCCGTTCGGCGCCTGGTGGTTCCGCGGTTCCTGGCGCTGCTGCTGATCACGCCGATCCTGGTCACCATCGTGATCGCGATGGGCGTGGGGGCCGCATTCCTGATCGCCACGGTGGTCAATGACGTGACGCCGGGCAGCTTCTGGATCTCGTTCGGGTCGTTCGCGAAGATGACCGACCTGTGGTTCACCATGGGCAAGGGATTCGTCTTCGCCTCGATCGTGGCGATCATCTCCTCCCAGCGCGGTATGGAGGCCAAGGGCGGACCGCGCGGTGTCGCCGACGCGGTGAACGCCTCGGTGGTGCTCAACGTCATCCTGATCGTGGTCGTCAACCTGGTGATCACCCAGTTGCAGACGATGTTCTTCCCGATGGCGGTGGCGTGA
- a CDS encoding ferredoxin, with protein sequence MRVEIDYDRCEGHGVCVGLAPEVFVLEDDDEQVRLLTDTPDASLAEAVTLAGKRCPIQAIRISS encoded by the coding sequence ATGAGAGTTGAGATCGATTACGACCGTTGCGAAGGCCATGGGGTCTGCGTCGGCTTGGCGCCGGAGGTGTTCGTGCTCGAGGACGACGACGAACAGGTGCGTCTGCTGACCGACACCCCCGACGCCTCGCTGGCGGAAGCAGTGACGCTGGCGGGCAAACGCTGTCCGATCCAGGCCATCCGAATCAGTTCCTGA
- a CDS encoding cytochrome P450: MSELVDKGLPADLQTELSGYSSYTSTPDRAMELFAEARAAGCPVPHSDELGGFYLALDHDLVRKIHSDWETFSHYPTVVLPVVERPAFPPIEMDPPEHTMWRELVAKAFNADTAGRFEEGIREDINLLIDNFAAKGSCDLVEEFCEEVPLYALCRIIGFDLDKRATVRDMTLRLVAAFEDPEEGPKAFLDFAMFGAQEVMARKENPKDDFLTDLANAELNGQPLGPLEIGQIMNSFLVAGHGTSVAVLGSILHEVLSRPELTERLKADPEMIPSAVEETLRLHPPFFGLYKRATRDVELGGTQIPKDSYIQTCWAAANRDPKVYENPDEFDVDRKFGRKNRHLTFGFGIHSCPGAPTARMELRIAVEELLRRLPDITLVDPSAAKYEFHGTETAAIGSLPATFTPAP; the protein is encoded by the coding sequence ATGTCCGAACTGGTCGACAAGGGCCTTCCGGCCGACCTTCAGACCGAACTGTCGGGCTACAGCAGCTACACATCCACCCCGGACCGGGCCATGGAGCTCTTCGCCGAGGCCCGCGCCGCGGGGTGCCCGGTGCCGCACAGCGACGAGCTGGGCGGCTTCTACCTCGCGCTCGACCACGACCTGGTCAGGAAGATCCACAGCGACTGGGAGACCTTCTCGCACTACCCGACGGTGGTGCTGCCGGTGGTCGAGCGGCCGGCCTTCCCCCCGATCGAGATGGATCCGCCGGAGCACACCATGTGGCGCGAGTTGGTGGCCAAGGCGTTCAACGCCGATACCGCCGGGCGCTTCGAGGAAGGTATCCGCGAGGACATCAACCTTCTCATCGACAATTTCGCGGCCAAGGGTTCCTGCGATCTGGTCGAGGAATTCTGCGAGGAGGTGCCCCTCTACGCGCTCTGCCGCATCATCGGGTTCGACCTGGACAAGCGCGCCACCGTGCGCGATATGACGCTGCGCCTCGTGGCGGCATTCGAGGATCCCGAAGAGGGCCCCAAGGCCTTCCTGGACTTCGCGATGTTCGGTGCGCAGGAAGTCATGGCGCGCAAGGAAAATCCGAAGGACGACTTCCTGACCGATCTCGCCAACGCGGAGTTGAACGGCCAGCCCCTCGGCCCGCTCGAGATCGGCCAGATCATGAACTCGTTCCTCGTTGCGGGTCACGGCACCAGCGTCGCCGTGCTGGGCAGCATCTTGCACGAGGTGCTCTCGCGGCCCGAACTGACCGAACGGCTCAAGGCCGACCCCGAGATGATCCCCAGCGCGGTCGAAGAGACGCTGCGGCTGCACCCGCCGTTCTTCGGGCTCTACAAGCGGGCCACCCGCGACGTGGAGCTCGGCGGCACGCAGATCCCCAAGGACAGCTACATCCAGACGTGCTGGGCGGCGGCCAACCGGGATCCCAAGGTGTACGAGAATCCGGACGAATTCGATGTGGATCGCAAGTTCGGCCGCAAGAACCGCCACCTCACCTTCGGCTTCGGAATCCACTCGTGCCCCGGCGCTCCCACCGCGCGGATGGAACTGCGCATCGCCGTCGAGGAATTGCTGCGCCGACTGCCCGACATCACCCTTGTCGATCCGTCGGCGGCGAAGTACGAGTTCCACGGCACCGAAACGGCGGCGATCGGCTCTCTGCCGGCCACTTTCACGCCCGCACCGTGA
- a CDS encoding PDR/VanB family oxidoreductase, producing MTLPLQEESISTTDTIDLAVREVRPVAEDCIVMVLETADGAELPEWSPGAHIDLILGDDLVRQYSLCGDPADRSRWRIGILREPESRGGSEFLHDSVRAGATLTARGPRNHFPLQPSDHYLFVAGGIGITPILTMIHAAERQGASWRLLYGGRRRASMAFLDELDGFGDKIQVCPQDECGLLDLTSYLSTAPAGTAVYCCGPEPLIAATEEICATKALPLHVERFAPKQDADVGANEEFEVVCAESDITVTVPADSTILAEVRKVGIEVLSSCSEGTCGTCEADVLEGEPDHRDSVLTPQERASNESMMICVSRCVGKRLVLDL from the coding sequence ATGACACTGCCCCTCCAGGAGGAGAGCATCAGCACCACCGACACCATCGACCTTGCCGTTCGAGAGGTCCGGCCAGTGGCGGAGGACTGCATCGTGATGGTTCTGGAGACGGCCGACGGCGCCGAGCTGCCCGAGTGGTCGCCCGGTGCCCACATCGACCTGATCCTGGGCGACGACCTCGTTCGGCAGTATTCACTGTGCGGCGACCCCGCCGACCGCTCCCGCTGGCGCATCGGGATCCTGCGCGAGCCGGAGAGCCGCGGCGGCTCCGAGTTCCTCCACGACTCGGTGCGCGCAGGCGCCACGCTGACCGCACGGGGCCCGCGAAATCACTTCCCGCTGCAGCCCAGCGACCACTATCTGTTCGTCGCCGGCGGCATCGGAATCACCCCGATACTGACCATGATCCACGCCGCGGAACGCCAGGGCGCGTCGTGGCGGCTGCTCTACGGCGGACGGCGCCGCGCGTCGATGGCCTTCCTCGACGAACTCGACGGGTTCGGCGACAAGATCCAAGTGTGCCCCCAGGATGAATGTGGCCTCCTGGACCTGACGTCCTATCTGAGTACGGCCCCGGCCGGCACCGCCGTATATTGCTGTGGGCCAGAGCCGTTGATCGCCGCCACCGAGGAGATCTGCGCGACCAAGGCGTTGCCCCTGCACGTCGAGCGGTTCGCTCCGAAACAGGACGCCGACGTCGGCGCGAACGAGGAATTCGAGGTCGTCTGCGCGGAATCCGATATCACCGTCACGGTGCCGGCCGATTCGACGATCCTGGCCGAGGTCCGCAAGGTGGGTATCGAGGTCCTCAGTTCGTGCTCCGAGGGCACCTGCGGGACCTGCGAGGCCGACGTCCTCGAGGGTGAGCCGGATCATCGCGACTCGGTGTTGACCCCGCAGGAACGCGCGAGCAACGAGTCGATGATGATCTGCGTCTCCCGCTGCGTCGGCAAGCGCTTGGTCCTGGATCTTTGA
- a CDS encoding phytoene desaturase family protein yields the protein MTDEAYDVVVVGAGAGGVAAAALLVKQGYRTLLVERAAQVGGRASTVDIDGFGINTGAQIFELGGANKELFDELGVPLRARRQAKPLVLRMGRRDIAMMSGPSGLLINKVAIPVIGALARRFGWFRPAEHQRLDDWLAQLNASPAARKLVRNLTSAMFAAEPADVCARVFFDYLTKKGGMNPYGAHPDGSIGPWSDLAEYFERAGGVLRLDSTVVRAEVGPSGLIESVVVADSSGSTTTVRTRCVVSNIGPVATGQLVPAAQWPEGYLESLAQQNYPGTLITINFATERPIPNLATLIFFGHTRRLAYASYVSGPSPRLAPAGRHLYCVTSTPHPASSGFDTDAEVRLLEQEAAAEFPEFATAQIISVAVCTGDWPGQRAIPGRDWPNATPIANLWNVGDGARPPLAAGLSGCVESARLVVAAVNEKVRLN from the coding sequence TTGACCGACGAGGCATACGACGTCGTCGTTGTCGGGGCCGGTGCGGGCGGCGTTGCGGCCGCGGCACTGCTGGTGAAGCAGGGGTACCGGACCCTGTTGGTCGAACGCGCGGCACAGGTCGGCGGCCGCGCCTCCACGGTCGACATCGACGGGTTCGGGATCAACACCGGCGCACAGATATTCGAGCTCGGCGGCGCCAACAAGGAACTGTTCGACGAACTCGGCGTCCCCCTGCGGGCCCGCCGTCAGGCCAAGCCGTTGGTGCTTCGCATGGGCCGCCGCGACATCGCGATGATGAGTGGCCCGTCGGGCCTCCTCATCAACAAGGTCGCGATCCCCGTCATCGGCGCGCTGGCGCGCAGGTTCGGCTGGTTCCGCCCAGCGGAGCACCAGCGCCTCGATGACTGGCTGGCGCAGTTGAACGCATCACCGGCCGCCCGCAAGCTCGTTCGCAACCTCACCAGCGCCATGTTCGCCGCCGAACCGGCCGATGTGTGCGCCCGCGTCTTCTTCGACTACCTCACGAAGAAGGGCGGCATGAATCCCTACGGGGCCCACCCGGACGGCTCCATCGGCCCCTGGTCGGACCTCGCCGAGTACTTCGAGCGCGCGGGTGGCGTACTGCGCCTGGACAGCACCGTGGTGCGCGCGGAGGTCGGGCCCAGCGGGCTCATCGAATCCGTGGTCGTCGCGGACAGTTCCGGGTCGACGACGACGGTGCGGACCCGATGCGTGGTGAGCAATATCGGGCCGGTCGCGACCGGCCAACTCGTGCCGGCTGCGCAGTGGCCCGAGGGCTACCTGGAGAGCCTTGCGCAGCAGAACTATCCGGGCACGCTCATCACGATCAACTTCGCGACCGAGCGGCCCATCCCGAATCTGGCCACGCTGATCTTCTTCGGCCACACGCGGCGACTGGCCTACGCGTCCTACGTCAGCGGCCCCTCGCCGCGTCTGGCCCCGGCCGGCAGGCATCTGTACTGCGTGACCAGCACGCCGCACCCGGCCAGTTCCGGTTTCGACACCGACGCCGAAGTGCGGCTGCTCGAGCAGGAGGCGGCCGCGGAGTTCCCCGAATTCGCCACGGCCCAGATCATCTCGGTCGCCGTGTGCACCGGGGACTGGCCCGGCCAACGGGCGATTCCGGGCCGGGACTGGCCCAACGCCACCCCCATCGCGAACCTGTGGAATGTCGGGGACGGGGCTCGGCCTCCCCTGGCCGCCGGCCTCAGCGGCTGCGTCGAATCCGCCCGGCTGGTGGTGGCCGCGGTCAACGAAAAGGTTCGGCTGAACTGA